In a single window of the Pseudomonadota bacterium genome:
- a CDS encoding Ppx/GppA family phosphatase, with translation MSLATIDIGTNSVLLLVAEVSADGELHVLEQQCRITRLGQGVDRERRLLPAAIERTLAALSSYRDRLVHWGTGRRAAVGTSALRDAANGPDFLERATTLLGCPVEVVSGLREAELVVRGVAPSAAPLAPGTIVFDVGGGSTELITVGQRGALLQPISLDLGSVRLSERHLAHDPPLAAELEALRQDVRQHLAARVGPQVKPLASPLAQPPRSLIGVAGTLTTLAAVELGLPSYDGGRVDGARLTQLQIQRLGRRLAALPLVERCQLPGLPAQRADVIVAGALLVDEIMQQLGASELEVSDRGVRWGLARELAASGEHGATVTDAPSRR, from the coding sequence ATGAGCCTCGCCACGATCGACATTGGTACCAACTCCGTGCTGCTCCTGGTCGCCGAGGTCTCGGCCGATGGTGAGCTTCACGTACTCGAGCAGCAATGCCGCATCACGCGACTCGGACAGGGCGTCGATCGCGAGCGTCGACTGCTGCCCGCCGCGATCGAGCGCACGCTGGCCGCGCTGAGCAGCTATCGCGACCGCCTGGTGCACTGGGGGACAGGCCGGCGCGCCGCTGTCGGGACCTCCGCGCTCCGCGACGCGGCCAACGGCCCCGACTTCCTGGAACGCGCCACCACGCTGCTGGGCTGTCCGGTCGAGGTCGTGAGCGGGCTGCGGGAGGCTGAACTGGTCGTCCGCGGGGTCGCGCCCAGCGCAGCGCCGCTGGCACCGGGCACGATTGTCTTCGATGTGGGGGGTGGCTCGACGGAGCTGATCACCGTCGGCCAGCGCGGAGCCCTGCTCCAGCCGATCAGCCTCGATCTCGGCAGCGTGCGGCTGAGCGAGCGGCACCTCGCCCACGATCCCCCGCTGGCAGCCGAGCTCGAGGCGCTGCGGCAGGACGTGCGGCAACACCTCGCCGCGCGCGTCGGCCCCCAGGTCAAGCCCTTGGCGAGCCCGCTGGCGCAGCCGCCCCGCAGTCTGATCGGCGTGGCCGGCACGCTGACGACGCTGGCCGCTGTCGAGCTGGGCCTACCGAGCTACGACGGCGGTCGCGTCGACGGCGCACGCCTCACGCAGCTGCAGATCCAGCGGCTCGGACGGCGCTTGGCTGCCTTGCCGCTCGTCGAGCGCTGCCAGCTACCGGGCCTGCCGGCTCAGCGCGCCGACGTGATCGTCGCCGGCGCGCTGCTCGTCGACGAGATCATGCAGCAGCTCGGGGCCAGTGAACTCGAGGTCTCCGACCGCGGCGTGCGCTGGGGCCTGGCGCGCGAACTCGCCGCCAGCGGCGAGCACGGAGCGACCGTTACCGACGCGCCGTCCCGGCGCTAG
- a CDS encoding PilZ domain-containing protein, producing MSPLPAIISPSAAPARLAGPDLDPVGRRLALRLALQMPLSEHLGERAQSALTVNLCGTGMMVRRLTLPLSPRRLTRPLPRDLIGLEFELPGTNEKIWATGEIRHDHVSPDFHLSGVRFRTIARAHQQLIVDYVTEERLRRLRMLLGRVQRVRQERAVALSAARTAAAPLLAAPRRLLGRWIAPD from the coding sequence ATGTCACCTCTGCCGGCGATCATTAGCCCATCCGCCGCCCCGGCGCGGCTCGCAGGACCCGATCTCGATCCCGTCGGTCGACGGCTGGCCCTGCGCCTAGCCCTGCAAATGCCGCTCAGTGAGCACCTCGGCGAGCGCGCCCAGTCGGCGTTGACCGTGAACCTCTGCGGTACCGGAATGATGGTGCGGCGCTTGACCCTTCCGCTCTCTCCTCGGCGCCTGACGCGGCCCCTTCCTCGCGACCTCATCGGGCTCGAATTCGAGCTTCCCGGAACGAATGAGAAGATCTGGGCCACGGGCGAGATCCGCCACGACCACGTCAGCCCGGACTTTCACCTCAGCGGCGTGCGCTTTCGCACGATCGCCCGCGCGCATCAGCAGCTGATCGTCGACTACGTGACCGAAGAGCGACTGCGCCGCCTGCGCATGCTGCTTGGTCGCGTCCAGCGCGTGCGGCAAGAGCGCGCGGTCGCGCTTTCAGCCGCGCGTACGGCGGCGGCCCCGTTACTCGCGGCACCGCGCCGCCTCCTTGGGCGCTGGATCGCGCCGGACTGA
- a CDS encoding flagellar hook-length control protein FliK: MGLVASTAAPGAVAAPAGGLAAVQGIERLMRSVAVSELRGLSTVRLQLDGGRLGPIAVALRMRGGRVYTSLGVEQASEYALVRGALPQLEQALRERGLAIVPVELQLGAGAEQQHAGGGGGQLGSADAHPRSEHGAELSASLGARRPASALPRCRRRSPTDYIA, from the coding sequence TTGGGGCTCGTCGCCAGCACGGCGGCACCCGGAGCGGTGGCGGCGCCAGCCGGTGGCCTCGCCGCGGTGCAGGGGATCGAGCGACTGATGCGATCGGTCGCCGTCTCAGAGCTGCGGGGCCTGAGCACGGTGCGGCTGCAGCTCGACGGCGGGCGCCTCGGACCGATCGCGGTTGCGCTGCGGATGAGAGGCGGCCGCGTCTACACCTCGCTCGGCGTGGAGCAGGCGAGTGAGTATGCGCTGGTGCGTGGCGCCCTGCCGCAGCTCGAACAGGCGCTGCGCGAGCGCGGCTTGGCGATTGTGCCGGTGGAACTTCAGCTCGGGGCCGGCGCTGAGCAGCAGCACGCTGGTGGGGGAGGCGGTCAGCTGGGGAGTGCCGACGCGCACCCGCGGAGCGAGCACGGGGCTGAGCTGAGCGCGTCGCTCGGGGCGCGCCGACCAGCGTCAGCGTTGCCCCGCTGCCGTCGCAGGTCGCCAACGGACTACATCGCATGA
- a CDS encoding FliM/FliN family flagellar motor switch protein has translation MSGCYDGAIVIRPFPFSALPHVSRADAATARALRLHLGDQSSAAWRRWAERLLGAVPGTATLRLKSVHPRCPPQLLPRLQRGVALRISDPSAGQVVIVLDAGLAAQLVRALLRAGSEVALAPPTPMQHGLLAFALGWLLADVGAASCWTVEEAAPSLDASVQQGDRLVECLLTVGAQQGLLWLLAAPRTFTALPLAPVDQRAGSARFGDLHWSAALELARFSLPAGALERLGSDDIIVSPALRLIARDAPMALRLRVGRGSYGVSWDTDHLAITSAYQRELRCAAGASADGVDSRPAVGLVGRSPDRAEGGAEDGTATVPLRLMRHDRSIDGKRRARGVRPMSDRVELERHVIDELEVELVVELGRVELSLAELSRLGVGDVIALGQPLGGAVQVWAGGRRIGRAELVDVDGEVGARLVEVFS, from the coding sequence GTGAGCGGATGCTATGATGGCGCCATCGTGATTCGGCCCTTCCCCTTCAGCGCTCTGCCTCATGTCAGCCGTGCCGACGCTGCTACGGCACGGGCCTTGCGGCTTCACCTCGGCGACCAGTCTTCTGCCGCCTGGCGCCGTTGGGCAGAGCGCTTGCTCGGTGCTGTGCCGGGCACGGCCACGCTGCGGCTGAAGTCGGTGCACCCGCGCTGTCCGCCGCAGCTCCTGCCCCGCCTGCAACGTGGGGTGGCCCTGCGGATTAGCGACCCGAGCGCCGGCCAGGTTGTGATCGTGCTCGACGCTGGTCTGGCGGCGCAGCTGGTGCGGGCGCTCTTGCGCGCTGGGTCGGAGGTGGCGCTCGCACCGCCGACGCCGATGCAACACGGTCTGCTGGCCTTCGCGCTCGGTTGGTTGCTCGCCGACGTCGGGGCGGCGTCGTGTTGGACTGTCGAGGAAGCGGCGCCGAGTCTCGACGCGTCGGTCCAGCAGGGCGACCGACTGGTCGAGTGTTTGCTGACCGTGGGTGCGCAGCAGGGGTTGCTGTGGCTCCTTGCCGCTCCGCGGACCTTTACTGCGCTGCCGCTTGCGCCTGTCGATCAGCGGGCTGGGTCGGCCCGCTTCGGCGATCTGCACTGGTCTGCGGCGCTCGAGCTGGCTCGCTTCTCGTTGCCCGCGGGCGCGCTCGAGCGCCTGGGTTCAGACGACATCATTGTCTCGCCGGCCTTGCGTCTGATCGCCCGCGACGCGCCGATGGCCTTGCGATTGCGCGTCGGCCGGGGCTCCTACGGCGTGTCCTGGGACACTGACCATTTGGCGATCACCAGCGCCTATCAGCGCGAGTTGCGCTGCGCGGCTGGGGCTAGCGCGGATGGGGTGGATTCACGCCCCGCGGTCGGCCTCGTCGGCCGGTCGCCGGATCGAGCCGAGGGCGGCGCCGAGGATGGTACAGCTACAGTGCCGCTGCGTCTGATGCGACATGATCGATCCATCGACGGCAAGCGACGCGCGCGAGGAGTGAGGCCGATGAGCGATCGAGTCGAGTTGGAGCGCCATGTGATCGACGAACTCGAGGTTGAGCTCGTCGTCGAGCTTGGCCGTGTCGAGCTGTCTCTGGCCGAGCTGTCGCGGCTCGGGGTTGGTGACGTGATCGCTCTCGGTCAGCCGCTCGGTGGCGCTGTGCAGGTCTGGGCCGGCGGACGCCGTATCGGGCGCGCGGAGCTCGTCGACGTCGATGGCGAGGTTGGCGCGCGGCTCGTCGAGGTCTTTAGCTGA
- a CDS encoding glycogen synthase, translating into MSLHVLLASPEVAPLSGANEVGEQTAALARGLRERGLAVSVVAPSYGTGAEQRFGLARRLIKLPVALGAERVELGVLQGTLPQTDAAVYLLDHPAMFHREPHFGPYADDYRRAFLFAAGVVELVRALGLKPQVVHAHDWAAGLLPLLLRRPTDGIPLLADTAVVFTLHDASQLGLCAPGMLAELHLPADLNHPDALEFYGQISLLKAGLVFADAITVPSPSFAAELQQEGRGGGLHGLYAARRLRLAGIACGIDEQRWAPGNDHTLAMTFDAAEPDGKAQCKEALQLELGLPVHPTHPLLIVGGPQHQLAGAELMLETAPQWLGTELGQELQVVFLGEAPAEALERIARLVAEAPRTVAYRPWGGDEFLRRALAGADVLVLPAPSASNGLLALKALRYGAVPLAHATGGLRDHLVDFDLPSATGTSILFDAATATALLHGMRRMLALFSDQRRWRRLRQNAMRQRVGWNAAVARYEQLYRQLLDLPQDQPQDRPQDLPQDGGEAAPALS; encoded by the coding sequence ATGTCCCTGCACGTCTTGCTTGCCAGCCCTGAGGTCGCGCCCCTGAGTGGCGCCAATGAAGTCGGTGAGCAGACCGCGGCGCTGGCGCGCGGTCTGCGCGAACGCGGCCTCGCGGTCAGTGTCGTCGCGCCCTCCTATGGCACCGGCGCGGAGCAGCGCTTCGGGCTGGCCCGCCGGCTGATCAAGCTGCCCGTCGCGCTCGGCGCCGAGCGGGTCGAGCTGGGAGTCCTGCAGGGCACGCTGCCGCAGACCGACGCCGCCGTCTACCTCCTCGATCATCCGGCCATGTTTCACCGCGAGCCCCATTTCGGCCCCTATGCCGATGACTACCGTCGCGCGTTTCTCTTCGCCGCCGGGGTCGTGGAATTGGTGCGAGCGCTGGGGCTCAAGCCGCAGGTCGTCCATGCCCATGACTGGGCGGCGGGCCTGTTGCCGCTACTGCTGCGGCGCCCAACGGACGGTATCCCCCTGCTGGCTGACACGGCCGTCGTCTTCACGCTCCATGACGCCTCTCAGCTCGGCCTCTGCGCGCCTGGCATGCTCGCGGAATTGCACCTCCCGGCCGACCTCAACCATCCGGACGCCCTCGAGTTCTACGGCCAGATCAGCCTCCTCAAGGCCGGACTGGTCTTCGCCGATGCGATCACCGTTCCGAGCCCCAGCTTCGCCGCGGAGCTGCAGCAGGAGGGCCGGGGCGGCGGCCTCCACGGCCTCTATGCTGCCCGCCGTTTGCGGCTGGCGGGGATCGCCTGCGGCATCGATGAGCAACGCTGGGCGCCGGGCAACGACCACACGCTGGCGATGACCTTCGACGCAGCAGAACCCGACGGCAAGGCGCAGTGCAAGGAGGCGCTGCAGCTAGAGCTCGGCCTGCCCGTACATCCCACTCACCCGCTCTTGATCGTTGGCGGACCCCAACATCAGCTCGCTGGCGCCGAGCTGATGTTGGAGACGGCACCGCAATGGTTGGGCACCGAGTTGGGGCAGGAGTTGCAAGTCGTCTTCCTCGGTGAGGCGCCCGCTGAAGCGCTGGAGCGCATCGCCCGGCTCGTCGCAGAAGCGCCGCGGACCGTCGCCTATCGCCCCTGGGGCGGTGACGAGTTCCTGCGACGCGCGCTGGCGGGGGCCGATGTGCTGGTGCTGCCGGCGCCGAGCGCCTCGAATGGTCTGCTCGCCCTCAAGGCCCTGCGCTATGGAGCGGTGCCCCTGGCCCATGCCACCGGTGGTTTGCGCGACCATCTGGTGGACTTCGATCTGCCCAGCGCCACCGGCACCAGCATCCTCTTCGACGCAGCCACGGCCACGGCACTGCTCCACGGCATGCGGCGAATGCTGGCGCTCTTCAGCGACCAGCGGCGGTGGCGCCGCCTGAGGCAGAACGCCATGCGCCAACGGGTGGGCTGGAACGCGGCGGTGGCGCGCTACGAGCAGCTCTATCGCCAGCTGCTCGACCTACCCCAGGACCAGCCCCAGGACCGGCCCCAGGACCTACCCCAGGACGGCGGCGAAGCAGCCCCGGCGCTCAGCTAA
- the folD gene encoding bifunctional methylenetetrahydrofolate dehydrogenase/methenyltetrahydrofolate cyclohydrolase FolD, translating to MAQVIDGKALAKRVAAELEPRVQRLSGAGAQPGLAVVLVGDNSASAVYVRNKTRACARLGMAHFDHVLPASTRQEALLDLIAQLNADARVHGILVQLPLPPTIDARLVLEAIDPRKDVDGFHPSNVGRLVVGQPRFVPCTPLGVMRMLSETGVALAGARALVIGRSNIVGKPMTLLLLGENCTVTVAHSRTRDLADRVREAEIVVAAVGRPELVRGEWIRPGAVVIDVGMNRVGDRLVGDVEFPGASERARAISPVPGGVGPMTVAMLLSNTVDAAERAARSPRGGQ from the coding sequence ATGGCTCAAGTCATCGACGGCAAAGCGCTGGCGAAACGCGTCGCTGCCGAGCTGGAACCGCGAGTGCAGCGCCTGAGTGGGGCTGGCGCGCAGCCCGGTCTGGCCGTGGTGCTCGTCGGTGACAACTCGGCCTCCGCGGTCTACGTGCGCAACAAGACGCGCGCGTGTGCGCGTCTGGGCATGGCACACTTCGACCATGTGCTGCCGGCGTCGACCCGCCAGGAAGCGCTGTTGGACCTCATCGCCCAGCTCAACGCCGATGCACGCGTACATGGCATTTTGGTGCAGTTGCCGCTGCCGCCGACGATCGATGCGCGGCTGGTCCTCGAGGCGATCGATCCGCGCAAGGATGTCGACGGCTTCCACCCCAGCAACGTCGGGCGCTTGGTCGTCGGCCAACCGCGCTTCGTGCCCTGCACGCCGCTCGGCGTGATGCGGATGCTGTCCGAGACGGGCGTCGCGCTGGCCGGGGCGCGGGCGCTGGTGATCGGGCGCAGCAACATCGTCGGAAAGCCGATGACGTTGCTGCTGCTGGGTGAGAACTGCACCGTGACCGTGGCGCATTCGCGGACCCGCGACCTCGCCGATCGGGTGCGAGAGGCGGAGATCGTGGTCGCTGCGGTCGGGCGCCCGGAGCTCGTGCGCGGGGAGTGGATTCGACCGGGCGCGGTCGTCATCGACGTCGGGATGAACCGCGTGGGCGACCGTCTCGTCGGCGATGTCGAGTTCCCCGGTGCGAGCGAAAGGGCACGAGCGATCTCGCCCGTGCCGGGTGGCGTCGGCCCGATGACGGTCGCGATGCTGCTCTCGAATACCGTCGACGCGGCCGAACGAGCTGCGCGGAGTCCGCGTGGCGGCCAGTAG
- the lspA gene encoding signal peptidase II, protein MNRRRIVIGTVAAATLALDLGSKLWAQSVLRGARPLILLPQYLQLEYHENAGMAFGLGRNLPGARAVLIGIGVLVLFMVWRIVRQVERKQGMANVAFALVVGGAVGNIIDRLRQGRVVDFVVMHWQHRYVWPAYNVADVALCVGVGLLLLTMGSQPSAATGGRRR, encoded by the coding sequence GTGAACCGCCGCCGCATCGTGATTGGCACCGTCGCCGCAGCGACCTTGGCCCTCGACCTGGGCAGCAAGCTCTGGGCTCAAAGCGTGCTTCGTGGGGCCCGCCCGTTGATCCTGCTGCCCCAATATCTCCAACTCGAGTACCACGAAAACGCCGGGATGGCCTTCGGCTTGGGTCGCAATCTACCGGGCGCCCGGGCGGTCCTGATCGGCATCGGCGTGCTCGTGCTCTTCATGGTCTGGCGCATCGTCCGACAGGTCGAGCGCAAACAGGGCATGGCCAACGTCGCCTTCGCGCTGGTGGTCGGAGGTGCCGTCGGCAACATCATCGATCGACTGCGCCAGGGGCGCGTGGTCGATTTCGTCGTCATGCACTGGCAGCATCGCTACGTCTGGCCGGCCTACAACGTAGCCGACGTCGCACTTTGCGTCGGTGTGGGCTTGCTGCTGCTGACGATGGGGAGTCAGCCGTCGGCGGCGACCGGCGGCCGACGGCGTTAG
- a CDS encoding serine/threonine protein kinase: MSSADFPQRDPAPRPRSLSLAATDSTTSDAGGDRLPLGDVRLGPLIGAGISSEVFAGENVTANKPCAVKVFRGELAVSAVTRGRFQHALARAARLEHPALAEVFRCGHTPEGLLYTTAMLCPGYSLRQLLRQHLALARRIALPLMRQLGNALGAAHAQDLPHLRLHPGNVMVRLVGDEVGDVKLLDFGVCQLHPPLNEPPAALRLSAEDGLWVAPEQAKGEVGDQRSDVYALSVLLYTLVTGQAPFAAETYAMMLERQLGEAPAAPSRWAQLAPELEATILRGLEKDPRRRVPSVEALLSAIDPLTTSTGRHQMRAKRQQAARRTLSTGEYRVAEASGEFSAGGTLSGVRHVALSPTASSEQPAPGRPRGRRWRWVAAAGGALGLIVLSALRWCR, translated from the coding sequence TTGTCCAGCGCTGACTTCCCGCAGCGAGATCCCGCGCCGCGACCTCGCTCGCTCTCCCTCGCGGCTACGGACTCAACGACCTCGGACGCCGGCGGCGATCGACTTCCCCTCGGCGATGTCAGGCTCGGGCCGCTGATCGGAGCCGGGATTTCGAGCGAGGTCTTCGCCGGCGAGAACGTGACAGCCAACAAACCCTGCGCCGTGAAGGTCTTCCGCGGCGAGCTGGCTGTTTCCGCCGTGACCCGAGGGCGCTTTCAGCATGCCCTCGCCCGCGCCGCTCGGCTCGAGCATCCGGCCCTCGCTGAGGTCTTCCGCTGTGGGCATACTCCGGAGGGACTGCTTTACACCACCGCCATGCTCTGCCCCGGCTATTCGCTGCGCCAACTGCTGCGCCAGCACCTCGCGCTCGCGCGCCGTATTGCCTTGCCGCTGATGCGCCAGCTTGGCAACGCGCTTGGTGCCGCGCACGCGCAGGATCTGCCGCACCTACGCCTCCATCCAGGCAATGTGATGGTGCGGCTCGTCGGCGATGAGGTCGGTGATGTGAAGCTGCTTGATTTTGGCGTTTGCCAGCTCCACCCGCCCCTCAACGAGCCACCGGCTGCGCTGCGACTGAGCGCCGAGGACGGCCTTTGGGTCGCGCCAGAACAGGCCAAGGGGGAGGTCGGCGACCAGCGCAGCGACGTCTATGCGCTGAGCGTGCTGCTCTACACGCTGGTGACGGGCCAGGCACCCTTTGCCGCCGAGACCTACGCCATGATGCTCGAGCGACAACTCGGTGAAGCGCCAGCTGCGCCCAGCCGCTGGGCGCAGCTGGCGCCCGAGCTGGAGGCGACGATTTTGCGCGGGCTGGAGAAGGATCCGCGTCGCCGCGTGCCCTCGGTGGAGGCCCTGCTGAGCGCGATCGACCCCCTGACGACCAGCACCGGACGGCACCAAATGCGGGCCAAGCGCCAGCAGGCCGCACGCCGCACGCTCAGCACCGGCGAGTACCGCGTCGCCGAAGCCTCAGGCGAGTTCTCAGCCGGCGGCACCTTGAGCGGCGTGCGCCACGTCGCGTTGAGCCCGACCGCCTCCAGCGAGCAGCCCGCCCCCGGGCGCCCGCGAGGGCGCCGATGGCGCTGGGTCGCGGCGGCCGGCGGCGCCCTCGGCCTGATCGTGCTCAGTGCGCTGCGCTGGTGCCGTTGA
- the panB gene encoding 3-methyl-2-oxobutanoate hydroxymethyltransferase: MAQKPEETAAPSEAPITAPSLRQMKRDGRPIVALTAYDATFGRLLDEAGVDVVLVGDSLGMVIKGEDDTLAVTLDEMIYHARAVRRGVRRAHLVVDMPFMTYQVTLADGLRNAGRLVREGGAAAVKLEGGRRHAELVLRLTEIGIPVMGHLGLMPQSVRALGGYRVQARAPAAAQALLDDALALQQAGAYALVLEAVPRELAREVTAALEIPTIGIGAGADCDGQVLVLYDLLGLDPSFAPRFVKRFAPLGEQVVGAVSRYGAEVRARRFPTSKHGWSRAAAPRARRSPRA; encoded by the coding sequence ATGGCGCAGAAACCAGAAGAGACAGCAGCTCCGTCGGAGGCGCCGATCACGGCGCCCAGCTTGCGCCAAATGAAGCGCGACGGCAGGCCGATTGTGGCGCTGACCGCCTACGATGCGACCTTCGGCCGGCTGCTCGACGAAGCGGGGGTCGATGTCGTGCTCGTCGGAGACTCGCTGGGTATGGTGATCAAGGGCGAGGACGACACGCTGGCGGTGACGCTCGACGAAATGATCTACCACGCGCGTGCGGTGCGCCGCGGAGTGCGACGGGCGCATCTCGTCGTCGACATGCCCTTCATGACCTATCAGGTGACGCTGGCCGACGGCTTGCGCAACGCGGGGCGGCTGGTGCGCGAGGGTGGCGCCGCGGCGGTCAAGCTCGAGGGCGGCCGCCGCCACGCGGAGCTCGTGCTGCGCCTGACGGAGATCGGCATTCCGGTGATGGGCCACCTCGGTTTGATGCCGCAGTCCGTGCGCGCGCTCGGGGGTTACCGAGTGCAGGCTCGGGCGCCCGCTGCCGCGCAGGCGCTGCTGGACGACGCGCTGGCGCTGCAGCAGGCAGGCGCCTACGCGCTGGTGCTCGAAGCCGTCCCGCGCGAGCTCGCGCGCGAGGTGACGGCCGCCCTCGAGATCCCGACCATTGGCATCGGCGCGGGGGCGGATTGCGACGGGCAGGTCTTGGTGCTCTACGACTTGCTGGGGCTCGATCCCAGCTTCGCGCCGCGCTTCGTCAAGCGCTTCGCGCCGCTCGGAGAGCAGGTCGTCGGCGCCGTCAGCCGCTACGGCGCGGAGGTGCGCGCCCGTCGTTTTCCGACGAGCAAGCACGGCTGGAGCCGCGCTGCTGCTCCGCGCGCGCGCCGCAGCCCGCGCGCATGA
- a CDS encoding pantoate--beta-alanine ligase, producing the protein MIQQADSAALRRWCEARRAEGKRIGFVPTMGALHAGHLSLVRLAAQHADALVVSIFVNPLQFGPGEDLMRYPRDLAGDGAKCAEAGVALLFSPTAEQFYPSGFQTQVEVESLARGLCGERRSGHFRGVCTVVTKLFNIVGPCVAVFGAKDYQQLAVIRRMVVDLDQPVTIVSGPIVREVDGLAMSSRNACLSAEERRQAPFLYAALQRAREVVGAGERDAAALLLVTRAALAGATLAAVDYVELRHAQTLAPLTQVLPGATLLALAVTFGRTRLIDNAVL; encoded by the coding sequence ATGATTCAGCAGGCCGATAGCGCCGCGCTGCGGAGGTGGTGCGAGGCCCGCCGGGCCGAGGGGAAGCGCATCGGCTTTGTGCCGACGATGGGGGCGTTACACGCCGGACACCTCTCGCTGGTGCGCCTGGCGGCGCAGCACGCCGACGCCCTGGTGGTCTCGATCTTCGTCAATCCGCTGCAGTTCGGGCCAGGCGAGGACCTGATGCGCTATCCACGCGATCTCGCGGGCGACGGCGCCAAGTGCGCCGAGGCCGGGGTGGCGCTGCTCTTCTCTCCGACGGCGGAGCAGTTCTATCCGTCGGGATTTCAGACGCAGGTCGAGGTCGAGTCGCTCGCCCGCGGGCTCTGCGGTGAGCGCCGGTCGGGCCACTTCAGGGGCGTCTGCACGGTGGTCACGAAGCTCTTCAATATCGTCGGTCCCTGCGTCGCCGTCTTCGGCGCCAAGGACTATCAGCAGCTCGCGGTGATTCGGCGGATGGTCGTCGACCTCGACCAGCCCGTGACGATCGTCAGTGGGCCGATCGTCCGCGAGGTCGACGGGCTGGCGATGAGCAGCCGCAATGCCTGCCTGAGCGCAGAGGAGCGGCGGCAGGCACCTTTTCTCTACGCCGCGCTCCAGCGCGCGCGGGAGGTTGTCGGCGCGGGTGAGCGCGACGCGGCTGCGTTGTTGCTGGTGACCCGCGCGGCGCTTGCGGGCGCGACGCTTGCAGCTGTGGACTATGTCGAGCTGAGACATGCCCAGACGCTCGCGCCGCTCACCCAGGTGCTGCCGGGTGCGACCCTGCTGGCGCTCGCCGTCACCTTTGGTCGGACGCGCCTGATCGACAATGCCGTGCTCTGA